One segment of Anatilimnocola aggregata DNA contains the following:
- a CDS encoding response regulator transcription factor, translated as MTKRLSPARILIVDDHPSVRDGLSLRISLHSDLEVCGEADSEDQALAFVKQTGPDLVLVDISLKSGHGIELIKRIRSLDPAVKMLVVSGFQESLYAERAFRAGALGYLNKQESNEKMIEAIRTVLAGERFLSPEISRRLINQALGASDVTKTPIEHLTDRELEIFRMIGEGLTTSAIANRLFLSTHTIDTHRENIKRKLAVNTAAELSRAAVQWLLENG; from the coding sequence GTGACTAAACGCCTTTCGCCTGCCAGAATCTTAATCGTCGATGACCACCCTTCCGTCCGAGATGGGCTGTCGTTGCGCATTTCCCTCCATTCAGATCTGGAGGTGTGCGGCGAAGCGGACTCCGAAGATCAGGCACTCGCATTTGTAAAGCAAACCGGCCCCGACCTAGTCTTGGTGGATATCTCTCTGAAGAGCGGCCACGGCATCGAGCTGATTAAACGCATCAGGTCGCTCGATCCCGCCGTCAAAATGCTGGTCGTCTCAGGCTTTCAGGAGTCACTTTACGCCGAGCGCGCCTTCCGAGCTGGCGCACTGGGATATCTCAATAAACAAGAATCCAATGAAAAGATGATTGAAGCCATCCGCACCGTACTCGCCGGTGAACGCTTCCTCAGCCCGGAGATCAGTCGTCGGCTCATCAACCAAGCGTTGGGCGCGTCCGACGTGACCAAAACGCCCATCGAACACCTCACCGACCGCGAACTCGAAATCTTCCGTATGATCGGCGAAGGCCTGACCACCAGCGCGATAGCTAACCGGCTGTTCCTCAGCACGCACACAATCGACACGCACCGTGAAAACATCAAACGCAAACTCGCCGTCAACACTGCCGCCGAGCTATCTCGGGCCGCCGTCCAATGGTTGCTGGAGAACGGTTGA